The window CACCGAGCGGCACGGCACGCGGCGGCGgcaccggcggcggcgcgacggCTCCTCGTCGCGCGGCTCCCGCGCCGGCACGCCGCTGCGCGACGAGCCCGACGCCGCGCCCGCCGAGCCGCGCCGGCCGCCGCGCGAGCGCCCGCCGCTGCCCATgtcgctgccgctgcccaagttcgccgcgcagctgctgcgctccgccgcgcccgcgccgcgcccctcgcccgcgcccgcgccgcagcCCGCCTCGCCGCCGCGCCCGCCCTCCGCCTCCTCCTCCAGCGGCGGCGAGGCGGCCGTCGAGCCCTCGCTCGAGGAGCGCATCCGCAGCCTCGACGAGAAGTACGAGAAGTGGAGCGGCTGTCGCGCGGGGGCCGACGCGCCCGACCGCTCGCGGCTCCGGCACCGCCTGCTCGACGTCGACATCAACGAGGTGAAGCCCTCGGACGTGGTGCGCTCGCTGCTGGCCAAGCGCTCCGTGTTCGACGAGGACTCCGAGAGGCTCGAGGGCGCGGTGCGCGCGCCCAGCCCGGCCTCCAGCCCGcgagcgcgcgcgccgccggtgGTGCCGCGCGCGCTGCGCTACCCCTTCCCGGTGCACCCGCCGCCGGCGCCCACCGGCCCGGCGGCGGCGCCCGAGCCCGACTCGGACGCGGCCGACCGCCCCGCGGATCCCCGGCTGAACAGGCCCGAGAGGACCTATCAGCCGGAAAGATTAGGAAAGTTCAACGAGAGTGATTACAAGCTCGAGTCGAGGATCCGACTCGGGACACCCTCGACGGATAAGCCTCAATCTGATGCGAACGATAGGAAACCTTCGCCGAAGGCGGACCCGGACCGAACCGATCTCGATGGAGAATCCTGGAAAGACGTTGACCGAAGAAAACGAGATTTCCTCTTCTCCACGAGGGAAATAGAAAGAAAACTATCCGTTGATCTGGATCAGGATGTCAAAGAAGGCTTAGAAAAAATTGTAcacgactatgaaaataaaacGGAGAAGAGTGTAATATCTGATACACAAATAACCGAAAACTCGGAAATGAGCGGGGACAAACCGTTGATCAATAGGAAACTTGATCATGTGGATGATATCAAGGTCAAGCGATCTGATAGTTCCAATCTTGGCGAGGTTTCTAACTTATCAAACGCATCAGATAAAAATAGTGTTTCATTAGATGAACTATCTGACAAGAAACCAAAGCTAGTTGATATAATCCCAGAGAAATTCGAATTTAAAATAAAGACGGAATCAACAATAGAAAAAGAAATTCGAACAAGTTTAGAAAACGAAAGTAAAGTGGTTGATATACTTTTCCCACTTAAGACAGAGAGTGAAGTTAAAAAGGAAACTCCTATATCTAATCATATTAAAATAGAAGTATTAGAAGTTGAAGTTCCACAAAGTAACcatttgaacaatttaaatcaCTTCTCAGATCTAAGTCATGAGCTTATCAAAGCAACTGAAAAGAATGGAAAAGAAAGATATAATCAAAACATAATTTTTGAAGCTATGcagaataacaaaaaaattgaaaaagaaaatattgaATTTGACAAATGTTTTGAAAAGGAAAAATACGGCGTTAATTCGTTTTTTTCTGAAGTAACTAAAGTCGCAGATATTGAAAAAACTGTTGAAGACCGCGTGAAAACTGAACGTGACAAAACACGTCATAAAGACCGGTCAGAAAAATACGAACACGGCAGagataaaataaagaataataGAAATGAGAGAGGTTTGGAGAAACATGATAAGGATAAAAAAACTAAAGATGACAGTTGCATCGATAAACAACATGCTGATAAAGTGAAAGTAGAGAAAGACGGAGAAAAAATTGTCAGAgataaaaatgataaagaatCCGAAAAATTTAAGCATCATGAAGAAAAATCCTCTCGGCATGACCATCATAAAAAAGATAAACATGAAAAAGAAAGGAAAAAAGAGTGCGTGGAGATAGATGTTTTTGCTAAATCAAAAAAAGACGACAAGAGTAAATACGATAGGCCCAAGAAAGACGGAGATATAAAACGAGacattaaaaaagaaactgacacTAAAATGCGAAAATCGTCCAGGGATGAGTCTTCCCGAGATTTATGTCGCAAGGATTCAACTGACTCGTCAACGTCAAGAGCTTCACAAGAGTCAACGAAACTCAAAGAGTCTGATAGCAATGATAATAAAGATGAAACAAAAACCAAATCAAAACTTCATAATGATTTGACATCAAAACATAAGTCTGACAAAGAGATGACACTAAAGTTTATTGATCCTTTAAAGCTCAATCCAACTGTTAAACTAAAAGCTACTGATATAAAGGAAGAAAAAATTACCATCTTAGAGCAATCTGTAATAACCGAAAATTCCATGGAAACCATGTTTAAGAGCAAGCCAGAAATAACTGAAAAACAGCGACATTATTCTCTCGATTCACCTGGTTTTGATGCAAAACGAAAGGAGCGTCTGAATTCCTGTTCTAGTTTACCCTCTCAACTTGGACATAAACGCCGGATGTCATCACAGGATACATTTGATTTTCTTAACgaagataataaaaaaagtaaaaacgaGAATAAAGGTCCCGAACGAAGGGACTCTAAGGATTCATCACGAAATGCGGATCGACATAAAACGACTAAATTTAACAAAGGCTATTTTGCCAAGATTATTGAAAGTAAAACAAAAGATGACAAAAAAACTCAAGTAAAACCACCTGATGAAGAATGGAAAGAAAACAGTGATATAAAAGATCAAAAACAACAAGAGAAACCAAAACCACAACGAAAGAGTCCAAAGGGAGATAGtgaagaaaaactcaataacagCTCCGATACTCAACCTGAAGGTTTACACAATGACCTGGATTTTCTTGCTACATTAGAACTTAGATCAAGTGAAGAAGATGAGAAACAAAAAGCTCTTCGAAAAGAAATGAAAGAAAAGAAACGCATTCAACAATTACAACAAATTCAGGAACTCGAAAAGATGAAGCAACAAGATGGATTACAACTTGGGGATAAAAACAAAGATGACAAAAAGCAAAAACACGACGAAAAGAAAAAGGAAGCTGCTCGTGAAAAACGAATGTCTACTGATCGTAAAAGCAGAGACGACAAAACTGATAATCAAAAGCGGAAAAATCGTAAACTAACACAGAGCACAGATACTTCGGATTCTGATGAACCCAAGAAACATTCAATATTTGACATTGTTGATGAAGGACCAACCTACATATCGATGTACGACAAAGTGAAAGCACGCTCGTGcaaaaatatgcaaaaacaAGAAGAAGAAAAGCGACAAGAAAAGATCAAAGCCAAGTTTAGCCAATTAAAGCAAAGTCGCGCCAAACGAGAGGAAAAGAAGAGATCAAGTTGGGATGAAGACAGTGACTCTGAACATGATGGTGGAAGGAGAAGACAGCAAAAACTTTCTATGGACAGTTCCTCTGAAGAAGAACAGGTCGATTTTCAAAGTAAGAAGCGCGAGAAATCGCGATCTTTTGATTATGATCGTAAACAAGtttgtgaatttttaaataTGCCTAGTACTGAAGAAGACGCGCAAAACAAACTGTCCCGTAAAAACTCGAGATCACGTATTATGTCAGACACATCAGATGACGAAATGTCTAAGATGAGAAGTGTTAGTAAAAGTCCAAATTTCCACAACGAAGTTAAAAAAGAGCGCCTGTCTGACTCAGAGTTACTTAATAGTAGGAAAGACGAAAATGTAACTGTAGTCGAATCGAGCTatgataaaataaagaaaacctCATTAGTTCAACTATTTGGCAAGAGTGATAGTGACGACAGTAAATTGAAATCTAGTTTAGGGACTGAAAACGAGTATAAACCGTTTTTTGCTCCCAATTGTAATGATCTCTCTTCGGAAAGCGAGTCGATGGCATTGCACAGGCATTCTGGAGAAGTCcgtaaaaaacataaaaaacgtcaaaagaAACACAAATTCTCTTTTTCCGACGATGAAACAAAAGGTGAAAATAATGACGGTAGTTCTAAACACAGACATTCGGATAAAGTTCGACGTCATAGCAATAAAAAGGAGAAAAGGAAAGACAAAATTCGCGACAGCATTGATGGTGATGAAAGTCGCGACGACAAAAATAAATCTAGAAGGAATAAAACTTCGCTCAACAACTTTTCTGATATAATATCAGATGGCACATCAAATAATACTAAGAAAGAAGGCAAAATGGAAGATATTTTTGGCCCATTGTCTGATGAATCGGACAAAGAGTCGAAAGGAAATATACATAAACAGAACTCTTTACTACATGACTATGACAGCACCATGTCCGTGTCCAATGACAATGTGAACAAGCTAACATCTGATGAGACAAGACAAAGAGAAAAGGATGAAGTAAAACGCAAGCGAGACAAAAAACGAAAGGAAAAACGATATTTTTCGAAAGAAGATGAGAACAGTTTGGATGTGGATGCTGTCAGTAAAGCTATTGAAGCGAGGCTATTTGCAGATGCAGTAAATGATGAAGATACTTGCATCCGAGCAGCGTCGCCCTTGGAAAGCGTATCTAAGAATGAACGACATGACGTAAACTACATGGATGAAGACTTAGTAATCGAAACGGGCATTAGTGAAGGTACTGATAATATTAAACGAGATTCTAgagaaaagaaaaagaaaaagaagagaAGCAAAGAAGAACGTCAAATTAGAAAAGAACATCATTTGTTTCACAATCATAACAAAATTGAAAAGTCAGATCAAATTATGTGCGTTAATTCAACCATAACATTATCACCGAAAACGTTATCTGAGATTCCTATGCCAAGCGACCCAGAATCGACATCAGCTACCAACAAATCTGATGACTGTGTTCTGTCTGAAACACATAGTTTGCCGAGGCTGTCAGACAGCCCAGTAATTGTAATTCAACCAGATGATAATGCTGATACAAAAAACAGTAGCTCTACTTGCGACGAAATAAAACTGATGTCTAATGATTTCCCCACCATAGAAATTGATAAAATTCCAATGCCAGCGTCTATTGAACCAATGGATCAAGATATTGGCGAAATACCTTTACCTGAAGATCCGGAACCcgttaaacatataaataaatccgATAACGTAAGTCCTTCCTCTACACCCATAGAAACCGACGACGTCAGTGAAGATGCTGTGCGAAGTATTTCCAATTTAGAAAGAGAACCTGACAAGAACAACGACAAGACAGATGTGCTTGCTTGTCCAGTTGAAGAGAAAGTTACCGAGAAGCCCAGGGCTATTATTTCTCAAGAAGAAACTGCCGATGCTGTTGCAGCACTATTAGGAGAGAGCTTTGGAGAAAAAGAAAATTCATTTACTTATGAAGAAAACGAAAATAACTCTACACatcaaattgaaattgaaagttCTAATATGGAAAGTGAAAATATACCCGAAGAAGATGCAGAAGAAATGAGACAAGCTGTCCAAAACTTAAATGCCAGCGAAATGGAGAAACCTGATACACCTGTTTCTGACAATGATCTCAACGACCTTTTAATCGACACTGACACGGAGGAAGCCGAGGAAACTCCACAAGACGCTATCGAGAGGTTACCAGTGAATATAATTGCAACGAATCAATCCCTAAATGCCAAAACCGCTCAGGCAACAGTTACGACTGGTGTTACTTCTGCGACTTCTAATGTAATCATTTCTAAACCAATGCAGACTATGCCTGTTTCAGAACCAAACGAAAGCAAGGTCAAAGCAAGCGAAGCCGATAATAAATACCCACAAGTAAAAAGAGAACTTACCCATCAAATGACGTCTACGGCTACTCCTGTGATAACATCTTGGACACTGACAAATAATAAACTGATTGAAccacatattttaaatatacagcCAAATAAAATCGTGGGAAGAGATGTAAATGAAAACAAACCTCGCCATATAACAGCTAACATAGTGCAAATAAAAGCTCCACATAGCCAGAATTTACAAATCAACAACACAAGACCAATCATTTCTACTAACAGAATGAGTGCTCCATATCAAGTAATTAATCATGTGATTCGTCCTCAGACAAATATGCAACCACCTACAATAAAAATACCAGAACCCCATATATTATATCAGAAGCCGCAAGGTATAGTCATATCACCTCGACTATCAAATGATCCTCGTCTGCAAAGTCCGAAGGCGAGTCCACAAGGCCGAGATGGCATGACATCGCCACGACTCGCAAATATGACGATTTTGAGTACTTCTCCCCAGAACTTAAATGTTGGGATGGCATCTCCTAATACATTACAGCAAAGATCTCCAGGTCAAGTCACTGTAGTACGAATGCAACAACCACCTTTAAGTCCCATTCAGGGAGTGCACATACAACATGGTGCTCGCGCAATGGTCTCGCCTAACCGACCTAACTCTGTGTTAGTACAAACTCAAGGAGCCCCAATACATTTCAACCGATTACCTGTCACGCCAGTGTTAGCACCAATTTccaaacaaataaatgtaaacaataTTGTTGGCCATAATAAAGCTATTGGAGTTAACACATCTACGTTGCTTCATCAACATAAAATTTTTGCAGAAGATGGAAAATGCGATCAAAGAACTGGATCCGATCATAGCAATacgaaaattattttatctCCTACAAATTTACCACCGAGCACTAATCCTACAGTAATGGCCCAGAATCGTCTTATATCAATGCAAAATATGCATGGTGCAACTATGAATTCACCCTTAAATATTTCTAACAATAAAGGAATTATCACCAATGTGAATCATATGTCTGAAAAGCGAGAAAATTCAACGCAGAAAGTAGATCAACATAATCACGTGTCATTTGGAACAACTCCGGTTTTACACGTCAGTGGAATAAATCATACATCAGCGTCTATAATTCAGAATCCGTCGAAATCAGTGATGTGTACACTTCAAGAAACTACTGTAAGTAGAGGGTTTGGCTCAAATGTAATTCACACTATTAACACGCCCAGAGTGTTAACTTCAGCACCCATTACAAATGTTATTCAAATAGACGCTAACAAACCACCTGCTTCAGTATTATCAATGGCCACTATTCGACCACCGACTGTGCTGACCAAATTAGAATCTGCCAATACTGGTATTACAACTAGCACCCTTACAAATGTCGTGATGACGCCATTGTTACTAAAAACAAGTCATGCTCCTAGTATTCCCCGAATAAACATAAAAAGCGATATGAGTACCGATGTTCATTCCTCAATGATAATGCAAAATCATTTGACTCGTGAcaaagtagaaaaaataaacgaTAAAGAAATAAACTGCAAACCTGTAACGTCCACAAGCGATGTGCAGGATAAACAAAAAGATATAATATCAGCCAAACTACCAACCACGCCTATAGAACTCAACGCTAAATGCGAAACTGACTTTGAGGAGTTATTAAAAGACACTACTAATGAAATTAAAGTAACCAATGACCCAGAAAAGAAGTTAGAAATCAATGTAGGGAAAACTGTTGCTTTATTCACTGAAACTCGCGAGAGACGTGACAGTATTGATTGTATCAAGGACATGCAAAGACCTGACGTCCTTACTCCTGAATCAACAGCCTCTGAGGGGTCTGTGAGCTCCCAAAAAGAGATAAAGCTCTTCAATGATGTTATTGACAAAGAACAGATAAAAATTGGTATCCAGGAATCGCCCATCGATAAgagtttaaatgaaataaagaaagaaCCATGTAATGACAcaagtgagatgaccaaaaaaATCAATCCAATAAATGACATCTTTAGAGCATCGGATAATTTATGTACATTTCCTAATACTAATAAAATCCCAGAAGGAAACAAACTTTCATCGCTCCTTTTGCAAGAACCTATCGATAACCAGATAAAAAGTATTGACGAGAATGATTCATGGAGTGCCAAAGACGTGAATATTGAATCGGTTATCAAGAAAGTTGATTCTTTGTGCAACGAACCATTTGAAGAAAAGAAAGATGAAGTTAAATCTGAGACAGACATACAATCAAAAACTGGTCCAAATACTTCCAATTCTTCAATTGAGTCTATGCCCCTGCCCATTCTAGAAACCGTTAAACCCATGGACACTGAAATAGTTACAGATATGACAGATGGCTTACTAAATACAGAAAAAACTACTCCCAGTAAAAGAGGCGGCCGTAATATCAGGGGCAAACGATACGAAAAGAACTTGGACAGAGTGCAGACTCGGCAGATCTCCAAGCCGGCTCGGGGAGGAGCGGCAGCCAAGCGAGGAGGTAGAGGTAGAACGAAGGTCGACAAGAAAATCAAAAATGCACTCAACACTatatctaataatatgcctggAGATGTATATGACTTTCATGAAGACTCTGGAGATGAATCTGCAACATCACCTAATAAAGCCGAAGCTCGTCCAAGACTAATATTAACAATCAAAAGTCCATTGGGTCATTCAAATGCAATAGCTACGTCAACTCTTAGTATTGGACAAAAAGAAGCGATGAAAAATACCGAAAAGACCGCGAATAAAGATGAAAAACAGGAAGACTTTGTTTCACCGTCTCCGAATACACGGAAATCTAGACGGTTACAGGAAAAAGACGTTCAACGTAGTACAGTCGACGACGTGATAGACGACGTCATAAAGGGTGGAACTACACCGACAAAAGCTGCCAAAGAGCCTAACAAAAAGAGAGCGACAAGGCAAACGGGTGCCAAGACGAATCAGCAGGATAAAACAACCACAGCTGACACCAGAAAATCTCCTCGAGGTACGAAACGATCTCGAGATAGAAGTCTTTCTTTCTCTGATGCGTCTATGGATAGCAGTGATGAAAAGGTGACCAAGAAAGAGGACAACGTGAAAGATCCCAAAATACTGAAACTAGCCGAAACTTCGGCTACGACAAAGCCTGAAGCGGAGACTGAGATCGCTAAACCTGCTATCTTGCCGGTTCACAACCCACCGGCCACCTCGATTGCGCACGCCGCATGTCAGCCTGTCGTCGCCAGCGCGTCACTGCCGAACCACCTGCCGGTCGTCAACAGCGCTCCCATTGTCCAGGGGTCATCGACCGCTAGCAAAGCTCCAAGCAATCCACCCGTCATCAATAGTCCAGCGGCTAGTGGCTCGCTCGTTATCAACCCGCCCGTGGTCAAGCCGAACCCTCACCCCG of the Cydia amplana chromosome 14, ilCydAmpl1.1, whole genome shotgun sequence genome contains:
- the LOC134654010 gene encoding protein split ends isoform X3, with translation MVRETRHLWVGNLPDNIREDRIREHFKRYGRVQNVKLLGRTENASALAGGSAISGCGICATVAFMDIKSASKAHNAEHVLDDRTLTTEYYEPAAIPTAAGAPSAGSSPAGSGYSGSSSSVNSAPNPPSTSRYHLSGGEDSTSNPCAIVATAAAPANWRGTNDSATDYCRRGNTPVTYGRTTPHHRWYASGERTGGGGESTPSTPGGADSGRRRRASGSGSSRSESSSPEPSDTSRASTPAQPPPHTPHHNAHRTPPGLQHQWASTASGRPLAICVRNLPTRSTDSSLKDGLYHEYKKHGKVVWVKVVGQNADRYAVVRFKKPSDVEKALEVSQDKLFFGCKISVAPHQSCDEDADSAKPYETDIDEYHPKATRTLFIGNLEKDVTQQQLRDKFKHFGRIIEIDIKKGSGGGAGYAFCQYASISSVVEAIRAMDGEYVGGSRVKLGFGKPVATTCVWVDGLTEHTEKQVLGAVSRCGAATSVCVDRAAGAALVHFEQAAAAGAAVRELRRVAAQASAAEPDHPRLCVDYASRECQDAFYEQLEKHGGSAALSGTERLSGDVATRYTSTRHDPLRYESCGSRSRASSYGRGSSRTPRYSTLEHYDSSEYATDRRYRVYDEVGSSPQTEDAPYEDRLQSVVVSPHRARKHRRDSSPEDRKHSKERHRSASGTTRRSRSGSRSGVGLPGTERHGTRRRHRRRRDGSSSRGSRAGTPLRDEPDAAPAEPRRPPRERPPLPMSLPLPKFAAQLLRSAAPAPRPSPAPAPQPASPPRPPSASSSSGGEAAVEPSLEERIRSLDEKYEKWSGCRAGADAPDRSRLRHRLLDVDINEVKPSDVVRSLLAKRSVFDEDSERLEGAVRAPSPASSPRARAPPVVPRALRYPFPVHPPPAPTGPAAAPEPDSDAADRPADPRLNRPERTYQPERLGKFNESDYKLESRIRLGTPSTDKPQSDANDRKPSPKADPDRTDLDGESWKDVDRRKRDFLFSTREIERKLSVDLDQDVKEGLEKIVHDYENKTEKSVISDTQITENSEMSGDKPLINRKLDHVDDIKVKRSDSSNLGEVSNLSNASDKNSVSLDELSDKKPKLVDIIPEKFEFKIKTESTIEKEIRTSLENESKVVDILFPLKTESEVKKETPISNHIKIEVLEVEVPQSNHLNNLNHFSDLSHELIKATEKNGKERYNQNIIFEAMQNNKKIEKENIEFDKCFEKEKYGVNSFFSEVTKVADIEKTVEDRVKTERDKTRHKDRSEKYEHGRDKIKNNRNERGLEKHDKDKKTKDDSCIDKQHADKVKVEKDGEKIVRDKNDKESEKFKHHEEKSSRHDHHKKDKHEKERKKECVEIDVFAKSKKDDKSKYDRPKKDGDIKRDIKKETDTKMRKSSRDESSRDLCRKDSTDSSTSRASQESTKLKESDSNDNKDETKTKSKLHNDLTSKHKSDKEMTLKFIDPLKLNPTVKLKATDIKEEKITILEQSVITENSMETMFKSKPEITEKQRHYSLDSPGFDAKRKERLNSCSSLPSQLGHKRRMSSQDTFDFLNEDNKKSKNENKGPERRDSKDSSRNADRHKTTKFNKGYFAKIIESKTKDDKKTQVKPPDEEWKENSDIKDQKQQEKPKPQRKSPKGDSEEKLNNSSDTQPEGLHNDLDFLATLELRSSEEDEKQKALRKEMKEKKRIQQLQQIQELEKMKQQDGLQLGDKNKDDKKQKHDEKKKEAAREKRMSTDRKSRDDKTDNQKRKNRKLTQSTDTSDSDEPKKHSIFDIVDEGPTYISMYDKVKARSCKNMQKQEEEKRQEKIKAKFSQLKQSRAKREEKKRSSWDEDSDSEHDGGRRRQQKLSMDSSSEEEQVDFQSKKREKSRSFDYDRKQVCEFLNMPSTEEDAQNKLSRKNSRSRIMSDTSDDEMSKMRSVSKSPNFHNEVKKERLSDSELLNSRKDENVTVVESSYDKIKKTSLVQLFGKSDSDDSKLKSSLGTENEYKPFFAPNCNDLSSESESMALHRHSGEVRKKHKKRQKKHKFSFSDDETKGENNDGSSKHRHSDKVRRHSNKKEKRKDKIRDSIDGDESRDDKNKSRRNKTSLNNFSDIISDGTSNNTKKEGKMEDIFGPLSDESDKESKGNIHKQNSLLHDYDSTMSVSNDNVNKLTSDETRQREKDEVKRKRDKKRKEKRYFSKEDENSLDVDAVSKAIEARLFADAVNDEDTCIRAASPLESVSKNERHDVNYMDEDLVIETGISEGTDNIKRDSREKKKKKKRSKEERQIRKEHHLFHNHNKIEKSDQIMCVNSTITLSPKTLSEIPMPSDPESTSATNKSDDCVLSETHSLPRLSDSPVIVIQPDDNADTKNSSSTCDEIKLMSNDFPTIEIDKIPMPASIEPMDQDIGEIPLPEDPEPVKHINKSDNVSPSSTPIETDDVSEDAVRSISNLEREPDKNNDKTDVLACPVEEKVTEKPRAIISQEETADAVAALLGESFGEKENSFTYEENENNSTHQIEIESSNMESENIPEEDAEEMRQAVQNLNASEMEKPDTPVSDNDLNDLLIDTDTEEAEETPQDAIERLPVNIIATNQSLNAKTAQATVTTGVTSATSNVIISKPMQTMPVSEPNESKVKASEADNKYPQVKRELTHQMTSTATPVITSWTLTNNKLIEPHILNIQPNKIVGRDVNENKPRHITANIVQIKAPHSQNLQINNTRPIISTNRMSAPYQVINHVIRPQTNMQPPTIKIPEPHILYQKPQGIVISPRLSNDPRLQSPKASPQGRDGMTSPRLANMTILSTSPQNLNVGMASPNTLQQRSPGQVTVVRMQQPPLSPIQGVHIQHGARAMVSPNRPNSVLVQTQGAPIHFNRLPVTPVLAPISKQINVNNIVGHNKAIGVNTSTLLHQHKIFAEDGKCDQRTGSDHSNTKIILSPTNLPPSTNPTVMAQNRLISMQNMHGATMNSPLNISNNKGIITNVNHMSEKRENSTQKVDQHNHVSFGTTPVLHVSGINHTSASIIQNPSKSVMCTLQETTVSRGFGSNVIHTINTPRVLTSAPITNVIQIDANKPPASVLSMATIRPPTVLTKLESANTGITTSTLTNVVMTPLLLKTSHAPSIPRINIKSDMSTDVHSSMIMQNHLTRDKVEKINDKEINCKPVTSTSDVQDKQKDIISAKLPTTPIELNAKCETDFEELLKDTTNEIKVTNDPEKKLEINVGKTVALFTETRERRDSIDCIKDMQRPDVLTPESTASEGSVSSQKEIKLFNDVIDKEQIKIGIQESPIDKSLNEIKKEPCNDTSEMTKKINPINDIFRASDNLCTFPNTNKIPEGNKLSSLLLQEPIDNQIKSIDENDSWSAKDVNIESVIKKVDSLCNEPFEEKKDEVKSETDIQSKTGPNTSNSSIESMPLPILETVKPMDTEIVTDMTDGLLNTEKTTPSKRGGRNIRGKRYEKNLDRVQTRQISKPARGGAAAKRGGRGRTKVDKKIKNALNTISNNMPGDVYDFHEDSGDESATSPNKAEARPRLILTIKSPLGHSNAIATSTLSIGQKEAMKNTEKTANKDEKQEDFVSPSPNTRKSRRLQEKDVQRSTVDDVIDDVIKGGTTPTKAAKEPNKKRATRQTGAKTNQQDKTTTADTRKSPRGTKRSRDRSLSFSDASMDSSDEKVTKKEDNVKDPKILKLAETSATTKPEAETEIAKPAILPVHNPPATSIAHAACQPVVASASLPNHLPVVNSAPIVQGSSTASKAPSNPPVINSPAASGSLVINPPVVKPNPHPAPIPIMKPPKKMISEKLAIESAATATAASSMEIQADKAPSGADKHVLPLREVRQEAEMAAATGEGDAFGRRPDGAPGVPGVPAAQMMPVGATEATDERVQSPALPHRLPGSHRPADRATPVLMRAGEGEGAGLRARYGNVASLPRGAHLPQPAPHLPAKPPQTAPPLHHPGAASRGTITCVPTISPQGQIALSADLVRSPPPAHQHTSPVTPVYPNSDGMYPHFSPQHYQMYQQHFRVAQAQDTRPTPSQYPRVLEADVSEAPTPPLELRRPPSARVPRPAHSPSPADRHIMYAVGCGRSPPPAHGARPAGALPPPPGPPIASQVPREADSLQMLLRRYPVMWQGLLALKNDSAAVQMHFVGGCMDVAGDTLPRHTDGSTPPLRIAQRMRLEPAQLDQVHRKMKMENEHCILLALPCGRDHMDVLQQSTNLSAGFITYLQRKQAAGIVNVAPPGHHQAMYTVHIFPSCDFANENLNRIAPDLMHRVADIAHLLIVIATAP